The following DNA comes from Brassica oleracea var. oleracea cultivar TO1000 chromosome C5, BOL, whole genome shotgun sequence.
AAGAAAAGTTGGCAAACCTTACCCCGAAATCAATATCCTAGACCATTGATTTTCCACGACGGTCGTTTAGCCATTAAGCCAACACCAACAAACACACTCGCACTATTCATGTGGGCCCCATTTGCCTCAGTCTTAGCCACCGCAAGAACCGTGGCCGGCCTAAACCTTCCTTACTCCTTAGCCATCCCTTTCCTTGCATTCTCCGGTTTCCGCCTTACCCTCACCGTCAACAACGACCTAATTTCTCCCGACCAAAAAGAAGGTTGTCTCTTCGTGTGCAACCATAGAACGTTACTAGACCCACTTTACATATCTTACGCTCTAAGAAAGACGAACATTAAAGCCGTCACCTATAGCCTAAGCAGATTATCTGAGCTTTTAGCTCCCATCAAGACCGTTAGATTGACTCGTGACCGTGTCCAAGATGGTCAAGCCATGAAAAGGTTGTTGAGGCAGGGAGATCTAGTGGTTTGTCCCGAAGGGACTACGTGTAGAGAGCCTTATTTGCTTCGGTTTAGTCCACTTTTCGCAGAGGTTAGTGATGCCATCGTACCGGTTGCTATTGACTCGCATGTCACTTTCTTCCATGGCACGACGGCTAGTGGTCTTAAGGCCTTTGATCCGATTTTCTTCCTCTTGAATCCTTACCCTACCTACACCGTCAGATTACTTGATCCTGTCTTTGGAGGTGGCTCGTCCACGTGTCGAGATCCTGATGACGGTAAGTCTAAGTTCGAGGTGGCTAATCACGTGCAGCACGAGATCGGGAAAGCCTTGGGGTTTGAGTGCACCAATCTCACTAGAAGAGATAAGTACTTAATCTTGGCCGGTAATAATGGGGTTGTCGATAAAAAATAAATGATTTGGAGTTTGATTATCTATTAATCAGGGCGTTTGTTTCGTTGCGTGACCGATATGCTTTATATTTTAAAATATTGTTTTCTACATTGTAGCAATCTTTTTGTGTGATTAATACATATATGTACATTATGTACTCTATATATCATATTTGAACGAATATCACCCAATTTGCTTTTCTTTGTTGGACATGTCTGCGGAGAGTAACAGGTAAGAACTGACTGTTCTGGACTTTTTATAGCACATGCAACATATATAGATAGTATAACATGGTGGTTATAGCAGGGGACCAGATATGAAATTTACATACATATATAAACTAAACAGATATTCTTGTTAATTTGGTTCTAATTTAGCTAGTGAGGAAAACCGTTGATTATATTCCTTTGACAAAACCGTTTATTCTGTCGGATCGGTATATCCATCATTAGTCTGAGCGATATCTAACGGTCTAGCCATACCGTCATAGTCAAAACTCAAATAATTACATGGATATTTTATTTTTTTGCCAAAAATAACATGGATATTTCTAGAATGCTTTTTGTTTTTGTGTAAGATGCACGTCAATTTGGTAAGGCATATTTTTTTTTGAACAACAGTAAGGCATATATATGTCTATTTTTAGGTAAAATATTGTGATGATTCATCTTCTGAAAGAGCTAACCATTTTAAAGACACTAATCAGAATATGTGATGAACTAATTTATTATCTATTTTTTTAAAACGATAACGATCCTAGGATTAGGAAAAGTGTCAGAACTGAACATGTTAACCTTCGAATCGTGGATAACGACTAATGGACGAAATGATTCGTCAACTAACGATCTTACGGTTGTAAATTGGTAGAAAAACGTTTATAAATTGTAGTGGTTAATAATTACGGATATTATATGTGCGGGACTCATGCCGATAATTACGGGGTGAACCCTACGCATCTTCCCACCTAACTATGTTTAATGCTTCTTCGATCTTTGATTGGTTAGTTAATTAATTTCATTGAATGGAGAAATTTAAAATGATTAATAATTTAAATAATATTGTCATTCCAATTACCAAATCAGAATAATAAGCGATGTGGGATACTTTACAAAATTATTTTCATAACTAAATGGTGTGGTGATAAAGTCTACCTTGGCAATCTTATGGTGATTTAAAAGTAACTTAATATCCAAAATATGAAAACGTCACCTAAATTTCGTTTGTACAATAGTGACGAGTAGTTAGAATTGCCTTAGTCTAGTGTTTGGTTTGGCATTTTGGTTTTCAATTAAATTGAGAAGTGTTTGGTTTGGCATTTTGGCCTTAGTCTAATTGCCTGTAAAAACCAGATTGGTGACTTCAACCAAAAACGGGTTAGCGAATCCATGCCTTATGAAAGTTACCATTTGTTGTCCAAGTGTGAGCTATCCTAAAGAATTGCCGATTATATTTACCAAATCATGGACCTGTGGTGCTGGGCTGGGCCGGACCAAATCGAAGTCCTGCTGAATAAAATGACGATAACAAGGATTGGCAAATACGCATTGCTGAATCTAATCCGACGGCGTTCAATAGCTATCCACCATTACTTTTGGATGATGTGGAGCTTTCATTTATGATGCATCGTTGTTAAGAAATACGAGTTGACATCCAAAAACACACCACAGTTAAGTTATTACTTCAACCTTACGGTTGTATGCATGAACCCAATATTAACTCTCACATGTTAAATAAGGTTTTGATGATTTTGACTTCGAGTGATTACCTGCAAGCTTTTGATAATCTAGATGACCAAGTTAATCTATCATTATCTCTTCTTTTATGTTATGGTTGGGCATTTGTGTGTTCGGTTCATATATTAACTCTCACATGTTAAATAAGGTTTTGATGATTTTGACTTCGAGTGATTACCTGCAAGCTCGATAATCTAGATGACCAAGTTAATCTATCGTTATCTCTTCTTTTATATTATGGTTGGACATTTGTGTGTTCATACCTAAAATTAGTATTGGCTTATTTATTATTGATTCCAATCAATTCATAATGATGTAAATTTAAAATAATATGCATCTATTTAATCAGAAAAAATCAAATTAATAACAATACGTTGTGTTATTGCACATGGGGCTATTTTTGAAATAACAAAAAAGTAATCAGGGTTTTAGTAAGAGGTTAGAGAGTGATACAAAGAAAAATGAGAAGAGAGGGTGTATTTTAGTTAGATAGTGAATTGAATTTTTTTAATATAGAGATAAATTTCCCTATTGCATATTAGTCTGCCAAATTTTAGGTGCTACTTTTTTTGTCAGCCTTTAGATGTTACTAAATGTCGATATATAACAACTTTTTAACTGCTAGAATTCTGTGTTCCATAGTATACTCCAGGTATTTACTATTTAGTCACGTAATTCCACTCTTTAGTAGCAAATCTCTAAAACCATCTCTAATAAAACTCTACCGGGCGATTTTCCCGTGCTAATGCACAGGTATAAATCTTTATAAAGTTAATATATTATAATTAATTGATATTTACTTTTAATAATATTTTATTTTAATTAGACATATAATTTTTTATATGTTATATCTAGCCAGTTTGGTTTTTTTTTGGGATCAATTTGTTTATCACTTGGGTATATTGGGTTGAATCTATTTCTCTGTATTTAACTATAATATTTTATTCTAAATATAGTTAATTTTGATTAAATTCTTATTTGCATTTATATTGGTTATTTTCTTAGATATTTAAATATATTTTAGTAAGATTATTTATAACGTATTATACATTATGCTTAGAATAAAATAAAAATAAACCGAAGTGTTTGATTCAAAATTACATAAATGAATATAACGACAATATTCTGAAGTCTAATGCATATATATAAAACTATATTGTAACAACTAGTAAATAATTTATTTTTTATTTATTAATATTTTTTGAGTCATCTTGTAATTTATATGTATACAAATAAATAGATCCTTATTATAATTTTTTTTAATTGTAGTAAAACCTTTGATTTTGGATATAACTTGGATTAGTCGAGTGGCTCATGTTGTGAGTATATTGACTATTGAGTTACATATATTCTTTCAAATTCAAACTCAAGTATAATTATTTTTGTTTTTAGTTAAGTCAAATCAAATTAGTTTTATTTCTCGCTAAAAAATGCATGTATTTTCATAATATTTATCAAATTATATCTTTTTTTTTTAGAAATATTAGAAAATAAATGGATGATCAGTAAGAAACTACATACATAAGTACTATAGCTGATAAATTTTTGTAAGCTCATGAACAAATATCAATGTTTACAATAATTAAAATATTTTATAACTTCTAAATAGTTGTATGCCTAAAATAAGAATTCAGATTTGCTTGGGTATTTTCATTATGGGAATATTGAGTTCTACAAACATAAATAAAACATACAATTGAAAAAAAAATGAAGAAAAAAATTTCGGTAAGGGATTTTGTAATTTTTTTAATCAAAATATGCTTATCATAAAAAACTATTTTTAGGTTCCATTTTTAATATCTCTCATAACCAGCACTAAAATTGAGATTGTTTTTGTGAGATCATATTATATAATTTACAGGTTTTTTTTTCTGTAATTGTAAGATATTAGAGTCAACTAAAGATTATGAAAAAACATTTCAATAATAATAATTATAAACTATTTTTAGTCAGTTATACATATATCGGTTTATGTTATTTTATTTTTGTCACAATATATGTTATTTAATTATTTTATGTAACCATCTAAGAAAAAAGATACATGAAAAAATATTTTTATTACTTTGAAAATATATTTATTATATATTGATAGATATAAATAAATTATTTTTATTACTTTGAACGTATATTTTTGTTATGTAAAATATGTTTTAACAAAATATTACTATTTTGTGAATTTTCCTTTTTAATATACAGGTATTTTCGTTTTTAAATTTGTTTTTAAACTTTATAAATTTTTCCTTTTTTATTATATATGTTATTTGGAAAAAGTAAAAAGGAAACTAAAAAGGATTAATAATAGTATTTAAATTCAATCTTTTAATCTTACCATTATATTCCAAGATTTGTAACACATCACTTACATAAAGACTATGTATCTTCGAATTTGTCTTAATAATAAGATGGAAGTTATAAAAAAAATTCATTAAGGGTACCTCTGTAAATAACCGTCGTAAGAATTAACGTGAACGCGACACATAGGAAACTGACTTCTCAAATAATATTATAGAGATTCTTGCTTCTATAGTTTTTTTTTAACTTAGAGTAACTCTAATATAGAAAAAAAATATTTATAGGAAAAAATAAAATGCCACTGGAGATGCCCTAATCATATTATCATGTTACAATATTACAAATCCATTTAATAATAAAATTTTATTAAAATACAAAACCTAAATCAGGATTTCTAATCGATTATGGATTCTATCATCGAACTAATTTATATCTCAACCTACTAAGTTTCCTTTACACAGATTTAACCAGTGTGATCCATTTAATAGATAAAGATAGATGCAAAACTGGTATCGTTTTTAACGAGTGAATGTCTAGCACGAGAAGATAGAATTAATGTCGGGTATCCACATTGTTGGTATACTTTCGTTGCATCTTGATGTGTATTAAATCTCTATGCACCAGTATGCCTTTTTGGTTTAATAATTTTACTTTTTCTAGATAAGTATGTATTCATATAGGGAAAAAAATCGGGTTTTGAAACTGCTATAAGTACGGGTCTAAGAATTTATAAGATGATTTATTCACATAATAATAATAACCTCTAAACGGATATTTGACTCAATTCGTTTTTGATCTTTTTTTTGCTTTTTTCAAAGTTGATTTGCGTTTGTTCTCAACAGGAGCTAAGAAATTATACACATTAATCGACCTTCCATCTGAAAGTAGTTGAATGTGACTTCAATGAACCCACAATCTATCCGAACAATGAAGCTCACGAAAAGGGATTAACGGATTGTCGATCGGTACAAAGATACTTAGAGTACCGACAATGCTCGTATAGCCACACCATCAATGATCGACACGACGTAAAAAAGCCACTAATCATATGGCATTTACTTGAAATTAAGGGAATCTTGTAACTTTCATTCTCGATCCGATTAATATAATGTACACTTTCATAATTTTAGAAGTGAACAATTTACGTGAATAGTAAATATCAATAATTTTATGAATATATAAAGTGTGTTATATAATATAATTGTATATATGTGTCAAATTCTTAGTGACATTGGCGGTCATATCATGTTCTTCTATTACCCACATTAATTTCATGACACTATGTCGGACACATACTGTTGACTGTATATGTCTTCTTGTCTCAGAGTATTTTTAATAGTAATAGTATAAAATAAGAATTTATTCCATCTTTAAGAAGAGAGAAATAAGCGTTTCAACGACCAAAAATATTCCAACGGCCGTTTGCTCACCCCATTCCCACGCATGTGCCATCCCATTTGCCTTTTGTAGTTTATGTCGTCTGTTGTTTTCCATCTATATACATGCCACAATTCAATTAATTTAGTTACAGTCATAAGACAACATTTTCAACTGCATTGTTCACACAATCATAGTTCATCTTCCAACATCTTACCCTAAATTACGGTTTAAGAAACCCATTTAATTACTATTAATTTCTCAATGCATGCTGCATGCTGCATGCTGCATGCAGGTTCTTCTTAGATTAAGTAGTTTCATAGTATGTAATATTAATATAGTATTACAAAGATAATCATTTGAACTCTAATATGCTTTATCACAT
Coding sequences within:
- the LOC106294683 gene encoding probable glycerol-3-phosphate acyltransferase 2 gives rise to the protein MSGNKVSIFQGLFLFFYRFFIHRRWFHRNPKQKHQKSPSHHGLHQAHDLSPHTLIFNVEGALLKSNTLFPYFMLLAFETGGVIRSFLLFILYPFISLMSYELGMKTMVMVSFFGIKKENFLLGKSVLPKYFLEDVGLEMFEVLKRGGKRVGVSDLPQVMIDGFLEDYLGIEVVVGREMKMIGGYYSGILEDKKKHEFYLGELVQEEKLSSGHVIGITSYNLPSHRSLFSQFCQEIYFVRNSDKKSWQTLPRNQYPRPLIFHDGRLAIKPTPTNTLALFMWAPFASVLATARTVAGLNLPYSLAIPFLAFSGFRLTLTVNNDLISPDQKEGCLFVCNHRTLLDPLYISYALRKTNIKAVTYSLSRLSELLAPIKTVRLTRDRVQDGQAMKRLLRQGDLVVCPEGTTCREPYLLRFSPLFAEVSDAIVPVAIDSHVTFFHGTTASGLKAFDPIFFLLNPYPTYTVRLLDPVFGGGSSTCRDPDDGKSKFEVANHVQHEIGKALGFECTNLTRRDKYLILAGNNGVVDKK